The Nitrosomonas sp. genomic sequence TTCGGCCTTTGGCGGCGCCAGGGGACGCTCGGATGTTCCCAGGATTGTAGACTGGTACATGCAGGGCAAGATTAAAATCGACCCTCTGATTACGCATACGCTGAAACTGGAAGATATCAATGAAGGTTTCCAGCTGATGAAAACTGGCCAATCGATCCGTTCCGTTATTGTTTACTGATTACGGAGAAGATACATGCCCAGCAAACTAAAAGTCAGAAGCCAGCATCTCTGTTTCGGCGGAATACAGGGTTTCTACGAGCATCATTCGCAGATCATCGATTTGCCGATGCGCTTTTCAGTATATGAACCCCCGCAAACTCAGCATTCCAGGCGACCAGTATTGTTTTTTCTCGCCGGACTCACCTGTACCGAGGAAACATTCATGATCAAGGCTGGCGCACAGCGTTATGCTGCCGAACGGGGAATATTACTGGTCAGCCCGGACACCAGCCCGCGTCATACCGGTATAGCTGGAGAAGCAGAAGACTGGGAAGTGGGAACCGGAGCCAGTTTTTATCTTGACGCCATCGAAGCGCCCTGGTCACGATATTTCCGTATGGAAAGCTATCTGACTCAGGAGCTGCTGGAGATCATTGTCCAAAAGTTTCCAGCTGACCCCGAGCGGATCGGCATTTCTGGCCATTCGATGGGCGGGCATGGTGCACTCACGCTGGCCATGCGTCACCCACAAATCTTTCGCTCGGTTTCCGCTTTCGCACCAGTCGCCGCACCCGTCAACTGCCTGTGGGGACAGAAGGCTTTCAGCCGTTATCTGGGAGAATCCACTGAATTATGGAAGAAACACGATAGTACCGAATTGATTGAATCTGGTCACCACTTGCCTGCTCCCCTGATCGATCAGGGTATGAATGATCCGTTTCTGACCGAACAGCTCCATCCGGATTATTTCGAAACTGCCTGCCAAAAAATGAACCAGCCATTGACACTGCGTCGCCACCCAGGTTATGACCACAGCTACTATTTTATCCACACGTTTATTGAGGATCATATACGCCATCACCTGGAAACACGGATCTAACACAATCTGCACCTGCTCCCATCCCTGAACTACTGTGGTGCCCTCGCCGTGAATCGAACACGGGACTGATCATTACGAGTGATCTGTTATACCACTTAACTATGAGGGCAGATTCAGGCTGAGAACCCGGAACCGGTTTAAATTGCGGCTGTTGTACTGCCTCGCCGTGCTTAGCTTCTGCTTCTGTCACCAATGCGCGGTTGTTCCGATTACCCAGCAGCTACGCTGTCAACCAGATTATTGCAGCACACAATTTGCAGCCCCGGATTATAGCGTAACTTTGTAGTTTTTCACCGAAAAGCGCTTGAAATATTAACAATTAATCTATTATTCAATGTGCTATCAACATAACGCAGCAAATTTTATGCGAAGATTAATAATGAGTCTGGCCCATGCTCAGCAACAAACGCATAGCCTATCTTTGCAGGCAATGCCTAATAAAGGGCATCTCTAAAAATAAAATTGGCTTAGCATTAGCCATCATTTTGCCGTCAATCTGGTATCTTGAAATTCATGCACAAACCATTACACACTCGACTTAATTAACCGGATCGGCAAAATTCCAGCCTCTACTGGTTGCAGGATTCTCTCGACTGGTATTATCACTGCCTGGCAAACATATATTTAATGATATTAAAAAATGGTTAATCCCTCCTCCAGATCACCATTCGAAGAATCCTGGCGTAAACGATTCGAGAAATTCGCTGCCAAATCAGACGATGATGCAGGCGTAGCCGGCTGGTCGCCGACAGGGCTGGAGACCAGGCTGCGGTGTTTCGTGCGCTTATGGAAGCAAAATTCAGATGACAAAAACAGATTATGGCTTGATGCAGGCTGTGGTGCAGGCACTTATGCCAGATATTTGACTGATCAGGGAATGGAGGTGATCGGAATGGATTATTCCTTGCCGGCATTACAAAAAGCCAGTGCGAAAAATGCTGGTGATACGATCCACTGGTGCGCAGCTGATGTCACCAAATTACCGGTTAAATCAGAAAAATTTGACGGCGCACTGTGCTTTGGCGTAACCCAGGCGCTTAGTCAATCCAACGATGCGATTGCGCAGCTGGTCGCTTGCGTCAAACCCGGGGGAGAAATCTGGATTGATGCGTTAAATGGCAAATGCCTTCCTCACGCCTGGGAGCGTTTTGTTCTCTGGCTTGGCAAGCGTCCTCATCATCTACGTTACGAATCATCCGGCAATCTTAAACAGATTATGCAAACCTGTCAGCTCACGGATATCACCTTGTTCTGGCTGCCCATGCTACCTGCCCGCTGGGGCCGATATCAATATCTACTTGAGACAACAGGAAGCAGATGGATTTTCCAACATATCCCTGTAGTCGGGGTATTGTTTAGCCATGCCCTGATACTTCGCGCCCGGCGCAGTCAGGCATAATTTGCCACCGCTCCCCTTTCTCCTGACTTCATGAAAACTATCGCCTCGTTCTGTTTGCCAGCTGGCAAGCGCGCAAAACTTTCCATCGTTATTTACCATCGGGTACTGCCTGAGGCAGATCATTTCCTGGGTGACGGGAGTAACATTAACAGCTTTAACCGGCAGTTATGCTACTTAACCCGCAACTTCAACGTGCTTTCGCTTTCCGAAGCTGTTGAACATTTACGCGCAGCCACCCTGCCCGCGCGCGCCGTCTGCATCACCTTTGACGATGGCTACGCGGATAATGCAGACATCGCACTGCCTATACTGGAAAAACATGGTGTAGCCGCCACGTTCTTTGTCGCCACCGGTTTTCTTAATGGCGGCAGGATGTGGAACGATACGGTGATTGAATCTTTTCGCCGCGCCCAGGGAAACACCATTGATTTGCGGGAAATCGGACTGGAATGCTATACCGTCGCCACCCTTGAGCAGCGTCGTGAGGCGCTTTTCAGCGTAATTGACAAACTCAAGTATCTGGAACCCGTC encodes the following:
- a CDS encoding class I SAM-dependent methyltransferase, with amino-acid sequence MVNPSSRSPFEESWRKRFEKFAAKSDDDAGVAGWSPTGLETRLRCFVRLWKQNSDDKNRLWLDAGCGAGTYARYLTDQGMEVIGMDYSLPALQKASAKNAGDTIHWCAADVTKLPVKSEKFDGALCFGVTQALSQSNDAIAQLVACVKPGGEIWIDALNGKCLPHAWERFVLWLGKRPHHLRYESSGNLKQIMQTCQLTDITLFWLPMLPARWGRYQYLLETTGSRWIFQHIPVVGVLFSHALILRARRSQA
- a CDS encoding polysaccharide deacetylase family protein — encoded protein: MKTIASFCLPAGKRAKLSIVIYHRVLPEADHFLGDGSNINSFNRQLCYLTRNFNVLSLSEAVEHLRAATLPARAVCITFDDGYADNADIALPILEKHGVAATFFVATGFLNGGRMWNDTVIESFRRAQGNTIDLREIGLECYTVATLEQRREALFSVIDKLKYLEPVIRQSQVDKLAQIIAAKLPDDLMMTSDQVKLLHDHGMEIGGHTVNHPILASTDETTARTEIAQGKAHLETITGAPVRFFAYPNGKPGRDYLPIHVDIIRQLGFEAAVSTAWGAACHDDDLFQLPRFTPWDRKEWAYVLRMVRNRYQQIQTA
- the fghA gene encoding S-formylglutathione hydrolase produces the protein MPSKLKVRSQHLCFGGIQGFYEHHSQIIDLPMRFSVYEPPQTQHSRRPVLFFLAGLTCTEETFMIKAGAQRYAAERGILLVSPDTSPRHTGIAGEAEDWEVGTGASFYLDAIEAPWSRYFRMESYLTQELLEIIVQKFPADPERIGISGHSMGGHGALTLAMRHPQIFRSVSAFAPVAAPVNCLWGQKAFSRYLGESTELWKKHDSTELIESGHHLPAPLIDQGMNDPFLTEQLHPDYFETACQKMNQPLTLRRHPGYDHSYYFIHTFIEDHIRHHLETRI